A single region of the Streptomyces sp. NBC_01803 genome encodes:
- the gyrA gene encoding DNA gyrase subunit A, whose product MADDNSTTPPGGGEPELNSSGALRIEPVTLETEMQRSYLDYAMSVIVSRALPDVRDGLKPVHRRVLYAMYDGGYRPERGYYKCARVVGDVMGTYHPHGDTSIYDALVRLAQPWTMRMPLVDSNGNFGSPGNDPAAAMRYTECRMAPLAMEMLRDIDEETVDFQDNYDGRNQEPTVLPARFPNLLINGSAGIAVGMATNIPPHNLREVAAGALWFLEHPEASAEELLDALIERIKGPDFPTGALLVGRRGIEEAYRTGRGSVTMRAVVEVEEIQGRQCLVVTELPYQVNPDNLAQKIAELVKDGRVSGIADVRDETSSRTGQRLVIVLKRDAVAKVVLNNLYKHTDLQTNFGANMLALVDGVPRTLSLDAFIRNWVAHQIDVVVRRTRYRLRKAEERAHILRGLLKALDAIDEVIALIRRSATVDVARGGLMDLLTIDEIQANAILEMQLRRLAALERQKIVAEHDELQQKIDEYTGILASPVRQRGIIGEELTAIVEKFGEDRRTTLIPFEGDMSIEDLIAEEDIVVTITRGGYVKRTKADDYRAQKRGGKGVRGTKLREDDIVDHFFVSTTHHWLLFFTNKGRVYRAKAYELPDAGRDARGQHVANLLAFQPDERIAEILAIRDYDAVPYLVLATKSGLVKKTALKDYDSPRSGGVIAINLREMEDGRDDELIGAELVSPDDDLLLISKKAQSIRFTATDDALRPMGRATSGVKGMSFREGDELLSMNVVRAGTFVFTATDGGYAKRTPVDEYRIQGRGGLGIKAAKIVEDRGSLVGALVVEDTDEILAITLGGGVIRTRVNEVRETGRDTMGVQLINLGKRDAVVGIARNAEAGREAEEVAEEGEAPDGEAGAAEGALAAPVDEE is encoded by the coding sequence ATGGCCGACGACAACTCCACCACTCCGCCCGGCGGCGGGGAGCCCGAGCTGAACTCCTCGGGCGCTCTGCGCATCGAGCCGGTGACGCTTGAGACGGAGATGCAGCGCTCCTACCTCGATTACGCGATGAGCGTCATCGTCTCGCGCGCGCTGCCGGACGTGCGGGACGGGCTCAAGCCCGTGCACCGGCGCGTGCTGTACGCGATGTACGACGGCGGGTACCGTCCGGAGCGCGGGTACTACAAGTGCGCCCGCGTCGTCGGCGACGTGATGGGGACGTACCACCCGCACGGCGACACCTCGATCTACGACGCCCTGGTCCGGCTGGCGCAGCCGTGGACGATGCGCATGCCGCTGGTCGACTCCAACGGGAACTTCGGCTCGCCCGGCAACGACCCGGCCGCCGCCATGCGGTACACCGAGTGCCGGATGGCGCCGCTGGCCATGGAGATGCTCCGGGACATCGACGAGGAGACCGTCGATTTTCAGGACAACTACGACGGCCGCAACCAGGAGCCGACGGTCCTGCCGGCCCGCTTCCCGAACCTGCTGATCAACGGCTCGGCCGGCATCGCGGTCGGCATGGCCACCAACATCCCGCCGCACAACCTGCGGGAGGTCGCGGCCGGCGCCCTGTGGTTCCTGGAGCACCCGGAGGCGAGCGCCGAGGAGCTGCTGGACGCGCTGATCGAGCGGATCAAGGGCCCGGACTTCCCGACCGGCGCGCTGCTCGTGGGCCGCCGCGGCATCGAGGAGGCGTACCGCACCGGCCGCGGCTCGGTCACGATGCGCGCGGTGGTGGAGGTCGAGGAGATCCAGGGCCGCCAGTGCCTGGTGGTCACGGAGCTGCCGTACCAGGTCAACCCGGACAACCTCGCGCAGAAGATCGCCGAGCTGGTCAAGGACGGCCGGGTCAGCGGCATCGCGGACGTCCGCGACGAGACGTCCTCGCGCACCGGCCAGCGCCTGGTCATCGTGCTGAAGCGGGACGCGGTCGCCAAGGTCGTGCTGAACAACCTGTACAAGCACACCGACCTCCAGACCAACTTCGGCGCGAACATGCTGGCCCTGGTCGACGGCGTGCCGCGCACCCTGTCGCTGGACGCCTTCATCCGGAACTGGGTGGCGCACCAGATCGACGTCGTCGTCCGCCGCACCCGCTACCGGCTGCGGAAGGCCGAGGAGCGCGCGCACATCCTGCGCGGTCTGCTCAAGGCGCTGGACGCGATCGACGAGGTCATCGCGCTGATCCGGCGCAGCGCGACGGTCGACGTGGCGCGCGGCGGTCTGATGGACCTGCTGACGATCGACGAGATCCAGGCCAACGCGATCCTGGAGATGCAGCTGCGTCGCCTGGCCGCGCTGGAGCGGCAGAAGATCGTCGCGGAGCACGACGAGCTGCAGCAGAAGATCGACGAGTACACCGGGATCCTGGCCTCCCCGGTGCGCCAGCGCGGCATCATCGGCGAAGAGCTGACCGCGATCGTCGAGAAGTTCGGCGAGGACCGGCGCACGACGCTGATCCCCTTCGAGGGCGACATGTCCATCGAGGACCTGATCGCCGAGGAGGACATCGTCGTCACGATCACCCGTGGCGGCTACGTCAAGCGCACCAAGGCCGACGACTACCGCGCCCAGAAGCGCGGTGGCAAGGGCGTGCGCGGCACGAAGCTGCGCGAGGACGACATCGTCGACCACTTCTTCGTCTCCACCACGCACCACTGGCTGCTGTTCTTCACCAACAAGGGCCGGGTCTACCGGGCCAAGGCGTACGAGCTGCCGGACGCCGGCCGGGACGCGCGCGGCCAGCACGTGGCGAACCTGCTCGCGTTCCAGCCGGACGAGCGGATCGCGGAGATCCTCGCCATCCGGGACTACGACGCGGTGCCGTACCTGGTGCTGGCCACGAAGTCGGGTCTGGTGAAGAAGACCGCGCTGAAGGACTACGACTCACCCCGCTCGGGCGGCGTGATCGCGATCAACCTGCGAGAGATGGAGGACGGCCGCGACGACGAGCTGATCGGCGCCGAGCTGGTCTCTCCCGACGACGACCTGCTGCTGATCAGCAAGAAGGCGCAGTCGATCCGGTTCACGGCGACCGACGACGCGCTGCGGCCCATGGGCCGGGCCACGTCGGGCGTGAAGGGCATGAGTTTCCGCGAGGGCGACGAGCTCCTGTCGATGAACGTCGTCCGAGCCGGTACCTTCGTGTTTACCGCCACCGATGGCGGCTACGCCAAGCGGACGCCGGTCGACGAGTACCGGATCCAGGGACGCGGCGGCCTGGGCATCAAGGCGGCCAAGATCGTGGAGGACCGGGGCTCTCTGGTGGGCGCGCTGGTGGTCGAGGACACTGATGAGATCCTCGCCATCACGCTCGGCGGCGGGGTGATCCGTACACGGGTCAACGAAGTCAGGGAGACGGGCCGTGACACCATGGGTGTCCAGTTGATCAACTTGGGGAAGCGGGACGCCGTGGTCGGCATCGCCCGCAACGCCGAGGCCGGCCGCGAGGCCGAGGAAGTCGCCGAAGAAGGCGAGGCTCCCGACGGCGAGGCCGGGGCCGCGGAAGGGGCCCTGGCGGCCCCGGTCGATGAGGAGTAA
- a CDS encoding DUF721 domain-containing protein, translated as MEGPGEGPGEGKGEPELSGVDLARVALRAAKEQARARGAMAQQRRQARRGGGLRSGARAGGRDPLPLGAAVERLSVERGWEMPLAVGGVLGRWPELVGPEVAQHCAPEGYDEEARVLTVRCDSTAWATQLRLLTPQLLRRLNADLGRDTVRLIKVAGPASPVRGAGRLRAPGSRGPGDTYG; from the coding sequence GTGGAGGGCCCTGGCGAGGGACCTGGGGAGGGAAAGGGCGAGCCCGAGCTGTCGGGGGTGGATCTGGCGCGGGTCGCGCTGCGGGCGGCCAAGGAACAGGCGCGGGCGCGGGGGGCCATGGCGCAGCAGCGGCGGCAGGCGCGGCGGGGTGGCGGGCTGCGGTCGGGGGCCCGGGCGGGCGGGCGTGATCCGCTGCCGCTGGGGGCGGCGGTGGAGCGGCTGTCGGTGGAGCGTGGCTGGGAGATGCCGCTGGCGGTCGGGGGTGTGCTGGGCCGCTGGCCGGAGCTGGTCGGCCCGGAGGTGGCGCAGCACTGCGCGCCGGAGGGGTACGACGAGGAGGCGCGGGTGCTGACCGTGCGCTGTGACTCCACGGCGTGGGCGACGCAGCTGAGGCTGTTGACCCCGCAGTTGCTGCGGCGGTTGAACGCGGATCTGGGCCGGGACACGGTGCGGTTGATCAAGGTGGCGGGCCCGGCATCGCCGGTGCGCGGCGCGGGGCGGCTGCGGGCGCCGGGGAGCCGGGGGCCTGGGGATACGTATGGCTAG
- the dnaN gene encoding DNA polymerase III subunit beta: MKIRVERDVLAEAVAWAARSLPARPPVPVLAGLLLKAEEGSLSLSGFDYEVSARVSVEVDIEEGGTVLVSGRLLADICRALPNRPVEISSDGVRVSVVCGSSRFTLHTLPVEEYPALPQMPTATGTVSAEVFAAAVSQVAIAAGRDDTLPVLTGVRIEIEGDLVTLASTDRYRFAVREFLWKPEAADVSAVALVPAKTLLDTAKSLSGGDTVSLALSGAGAGEGLIGFEGAGRRTTTRLLEGDLPKYRTLFPTEFASVAVLETGPFVEAVKRVALVAERNTPVRLSFEQGVLTLEAGSSDDAQAVERVDARLEGEDISIAFNPAFLLEGLSAIDSPVAQLSFTTATKPALLSGRPAIDAEADEAYKYLMMPVRLSG, translated from the coding sequence GTGAAGATCCGGGTGGAACGCGATGTGCTCGCGGAGGCGGTGGCATGGGCCGCCCGCAGCCTGCCGGCCCGACCCCCGGTGCCGGTTCTCGCGGGCCTGCTGCTGAAGGCGGAGGAAGGCTCGCTGAGCCTCTCCGGCTTCGACTACGAGGTCTCGGCGCGGGTCTCCGTCGAGGTGGACATCGAGGAGGGCGGCACGGTCCTGGTGTCGGGCCGGCTGCTGGCCGACATCTGCCGCGCCCTGCCGAACCGGCCGGTGGAGATCTCCTCCGACGGCGTGCGGGTGAGCGTGGTCTGCGGCTCCTCGCGGTTCACTCTCCACACCCTGCCGGTAGAGGAATACCCCGCGCTGCCGCAGATGCCGACCGCGACGGGCACGGTCTCGGCCGAGGTGTTCGCCGCCGCCGTCTCCCAGGTGGCCATCGCCGCGGGCCGCGACGACACGCTCCCGGTGCTCACCGGTGTGCGGATCGAGATCGAGGGCGACCTGGTGACCCTGGCCTCCACGGACCGGTACCGGTTCGCGGTGCGGGAGTTCCTGTGGAAGCCCGAGGCGGCCGATGTCTCGGCGGTGGCGCTGGTCCCGGCCAAGACGTTGCTGGACACCGCGAAGTCGCTCAGTGGCGGCGACACGGTGTCGCTGGCGCTTTCGGGCGCGGGCGCGGGTGAGGGCCTGATCGGTTTCGAGGGCGCCGGGCGGCGCACGACGACGCGGCTGCTTGAGGGCGATCTGCCGAAGTACCGGACGCTGTTCCCGACCGAGTTCGCCTCGGTCGCGGTGCTGGAGACCGGGCCGTTCGTCGAGGCGGTCAAGCGTGTGGCGCTGGTCGCCGAGCGGAACACCCCGGTCCGGCTGAGCTTCGAGCAGGGCGTGCTGACGCTGGAGGCCGGGTCGAGCGACGACGCACAGGCTGTGGAAAGGGTGGACGCGCGGCTGGAGGGCGAGGACATCTCGATCGCCTTCAACCCGGCGTTCCTCCTGGAGGGCCTGAGCGCGATCGACTCCCCGGTGGCGCAGCTGTCGTTCACCACCGCCACGAAGCCGGCGCTGCTGAGCGGCCGGCCGGCGATCGACGCCGAGGCGGACGAGGCGTACAAGTATCTGATGATGCCCGTCCGGCTGTCCGGCTGA
- the gnd gene encoding phosphogluconate dehydrogenase (NAD(+)-dependent, decarboxylating) — translation MELGLVGLGKMGGNMRERIRQAGHTVVGYAPDTASADVHSLKDMVDALAAPRVVWLMVPAGAATQSVIDDLKGLLSPGDVVVDGGNSRWTDDAKHAEELAAVGIGFVDCGVSGGVWGLENGYALMYGGEAEHVARVRPVFDALKPPGEAGAVHAGKVGAGHFAKMVHNGIEYAMMQAFAEGWELLESADVVTDVREVFRSWQEGTVIRSWLLDLAVRALDEDEHLDRLRGYAADSGEGRWTVEAAIDNAVPLPAITASLFARFASRQEDSPQMKMVAALRNQFGGHAVESSK, via the coding sequence ATGGAGCTCGGTCTCGTCGGCCTCGGCAAGATGGGCGGGAACATGCGGGAGCGCATCCGCCAGGCCGGCCACACCGTTGTGGGGTACGCGCCGGACACGGCAAGCGCGGACGTCCACAGCCTCAAGGACATGGTGGACGCGCTCGCCGCGCCCCGCGTCGTCTGGCTGATGGTGCCGGCCGGCGCGGCCACGCAGTCGGTGATCGACGATCTGAAGGGCCTGCTGTCGCCCGGTGACGTCGTCGTCGACGGGGGGAACTCGCGCTGGACGGACGACGCCAAGCACGCCGAGGAGCTGGCGGCGGTGGGCATCGGGTTCGTGGACTGCGGGGTCTCCGGCGGCGTGTGGGGTCTGGAGAACGGCTACGCGCTGATGTACGGCGGCGAGGCGGAGCACGTGGCGCGGGTGCGGCCGGTCTTCGACGCGCTGAAGCCGCCGGGCGAGGCGGGCGCGGTGCACGCGGGCAAGGTCGGGGCCGGCCACTTCGCGAAGATGGTCCACAACGGCATCGAGTACGCGATGATGCAGGCTTTCGCCGAGGGGTGGGAGCTGCTGGAGTCGGCCGACGTGGTCACCGACGTCCGGGAGGTGTTCCGCTCCTGGCAGGAGGGCACGGTCATCCGGTCCTGGCTGCTGGACCTGGCGGTCCGGGCACTGGACGAGGACGAGCACCTGGACCGGCTGCGGGGTTACGCGGCGGACTCCGGCGAGGGGCGCTGGACGGTGGAGGCGGCGATCGACAACGCGGTGCCGCTGCCCGCGATCACGGCGTCGCTGTTCGCGCGGTTCGCCTCCCGGCAGGAGGACTCGCCGCAGATGAAGATGGTCGCCGCCCTGCGGAACCAGTTCGGCGGACACGCGGTCGAAAGCTCCAAGTAG
- the recF gene encoding DNA replication/repair protein RecF (All proteins in this family for which functions are known are DNA-binding proteins that assist the filamentation of RecA onto DNA for the initiation of recombination or recombinational repair.) — protein sequence MHVTHLSLADFRSYARAEVELGPGVSSFIGPNGHGKTNLVEAVGYLATLGSHRVSSDTPLVRMGADRAVIRAAVVEGERRQLVEIELNPGRANRARLNRSTRVRPRDLLGVVRTVLFAPEDLELVKGDPGERRRFLDELATARMPRLAGVRADYERVLKQRNSLLKSAAMARRHGGRGMDLATLDVWDQHLARSGAELLAQRLALVAALRPLVDKAYERVAPGGGPVGLEYRGSAAEAAGEGADAESASGGAASDAVSREELYELLRATLTAVRAREIERGVTLVGPHRDDLVLRLGQLPAKGYASHGESWSLALALRLASYDLLKEEGPEPVLVLDDVFAELDARRRERLAESVAGGEQVLVTAAVPEDVPQVLTGARFSVSGGRVERT from the coding sequence GTGCACGTCACGCATCTGTCGCTCGCCGACTTCCGTTCGTATGCCCGGGCCGAGGTGGAGCTCGGTCCGGGCGTCTCGTCGTTCATCGGGCCGAACGGGCACGGCAAGACCAATCTGGTGGAGGCGGTCGGCTATCTGGCGACGCTGGGCAGCCACCGGGTCTCCTCGGACACGCCGCTGGTGCGGATGGGCGCCGACCGCGCGGTGATCCGGGCGGCGGTGGTGGAGGGCGAGCGCCGTCAGCTGGTGGAGATCGAGCTGAATCCGGGCCGGGCCAACCGCGCCCGGCTGAACCGGTCGACGCGGGTGCGGCCCCGCGATCTGCTGGGCGTGGTGCGGACGGTGCTGTTCGCGCCGGAGGATCTGGAGCTGGTGAAGGGCGATCCGGGCGAGCGGCGGCGGTTCCTCGACGAGCTGGCCACGGCGCGGATGCCGCGGCTGGCGGGGGTGCGAGCGGACTACGAGCGGGTGCTGAAGCAGCGCAACTCGCTGTTGAAGTCGGCGGCGATGGCCCGGCGGCACGGCGGCCGGGGGATGGATCTGGCGACGCTGGACGTGTGGGACCAGCATCTGGCGCGCTCGGGCGCGGAGTTGCTGGCGCAGCGGCTGGCGCTGGTCGCGGCGCTGCGTCCGCTGGTGGACAAGGCGTACGAGCGGGTGGCGCCGGGCGGCGGGCCGGTGGGCCTGGAGTACCGGGGCTCGGCGGCGGAGGCGGCCGGGGAGGGCGCGGACGCCGAGTCGGCCTCCGGAGGTGCCGCGTCCGACGCGGTGTCGCGCGAGGAGCTGTACGAGCTGCTGCGGGCGACCCTGACCGCGGTGCGGGCGCGGGAGATCGAGCGCGGGGTGACGCTGGTGGGTCCGCACCGGGACGATCTGGTGCTGCGGCTGGGCCAGCTGCCCGCGAAGGGCTATGCGAGCCACGGAGAGTCGTGGTCGCTGGCGCTCGCGCTGCGGCTGGCCTCCTACGACCTGCTGAAGGAGGAGGGCCCGGAGCCGGTGCTGGTGCTGGATGACGTGTTCGCGGAGCTGGACGCGCGGCGGCGGGAGCGGCTGGCGGAGTCGGTGGCGGGCGGCGAGCAGGTGCTCGTGACGGCGGCGGTGCCGGAGGACGTGCCGCAGGTGCTGACCGGGGCGCGGTTCTCGGTGTCGGGGGGGAGGGTCGAACGGACGTGA
- a CDS encoding DUF3566 domain-containing protein: MSSARSADSYAQGQGPSSRDAKHYHPPQAYPAPPGVAPSVGQQQAQQSRTGEQRQQQAVRRPRTGARTVPRTRKARLRVAKADPWSVMKVSFLLSIALGICTIIAVAVLWMVMDSMGVFATIGETITEATETDTDSGFDLEGFLSLPRVLMFTTVIAIIDVVLATALATLGAFMYNLSAGFVGGVEVTLAEDE, encoded by the coding sequence ATGAGCAGTGCACGATCCGCGGACTCCTACGCGCAGGGGCAGGGCCCCTCCTCGCGGGACGCCAAGCACTACCACCCCCCGCAGGCGTACCCGGCCCCGCCGGGCGTGGCTCCCTCGGTGGGACAGCAGCAGGCCCAGCAATCCAGGACGGGCGAGCAGCGGCAGCAGCAGGCGGTCCGCCGCCCGCGCACCGGTGCCCGCACGGTGCCGCGCACCCGCAAGGCGCGGCTGCGGGTGGCCAAGGCCGACCCGTGGTCGGTGATGAAAGTCAGCTTCCTGCTGTCGATCGCCCTGGGGATCTGCACGATCATCGCCGTCGCCGTCCTGTGGATGGTGATGGACTCGATGGGCGTCTTCGCGACCATCGGCGAGACCATCACCGAGGCCACGGAGACGGACACGGACAGCGGCTTCGACCTGGAGGGGTTCCTGTCGCTGCCCAGGGTGCTGATGTTCACCACGGTCATCGCGATCATCGACGTCGTGCTGGCCACGGCCCTGGCGACCCTCGGGGCCTTCATGTACAACCTGTCGGCCGGCTTCGTCGGGGGCGTCGAGGTGACGCTGGCGGAGGACGAGTAG
- the dnaA gene encoding chromosomal replication initiator protein DnaA, with amino-acid sequence MADLPTDLAAVWPRALSSMLADGQRLEGKDHRWLEDCQPLALVSGTALLGVSNEYAKSVLEGRLAPLISDTLSRECGQPIRLAITVTAPPPDPQPQLPHQHQHRQQQLPEPDPYGGDGYHGRELPAARPAYPDHPQAPGAGGWQQQRPEYPYGRQEAYGQPYGEQRYVPPPARPADSGPPGPPGHQQLGRPPAGPPAPASASGPPEPTARLNPKYLFDTFVIGASNRFAHAAAVAVAEAPAKAYNPLFIYGESGLGKTHLLHAIGHYARSLYPGTRVRYVSSEEFTNEFINSIRDGKADAFRKRYRDMDILLVDDIQFLASKESTQEEFFHTFNTLHNANKQIVLSSDRPPKQLITLEDRLRNRFEWGLITDVQPPELETRIAILRKKAVQEQLNAPPEVLEFIASRISRNIRELEGALIRVTAFASLNRQPVDLGLTEIVLKDLIPGGEDATPDITADAITSAVADYFGLTVEDLAGSSRSRILVTARQIAMYLCRELTDLSLPKIGQHFGGRDHTTVMHADRKIRALMAERRSIYNQVTELTNRIKNG; translated from the coding sequence GTGGCCGACCTCCCTACAGACCTCGCCGCGGTCTGGCCACGCGCTCTGAGCTCCATGCTCGCGGACGGCCAGCGGCTCGAAGGCAAGGATCACCGCTGGCTGGAGGACTGCCAGCCACTGGCGCTCGTCTCCGGAACGGCGCTGCTCGGCGTCTCGAACGAATACGCGAAGAGCGTGCTGGAGGGCCGGCTCGCCCCGCTGATCAGCGACACGCTCAGCCGTGAGTGCGGCCAGCCCATCCGGCTGGCGATCACCGTCACCGCGCCGCCGCCCGACCCTCAGCCGCAGCTCCCGCACCAGCACCAGCACCGACAGCAGCAGCTCCCCGAGCCCGACCCCTACGGCGGGGACGGCTACCACGGACGCGAGCTCCCCGCCGCGCGCCCGGCGTACCCCGACCACCCGCAGGCCCCGGGGGCCGGCGGGTGGCAGCAGCAGCGCCCCGAGTACCCGTACGGCCGCCAGGAGGCCTACGGGCAGCCGTACGGCGAGCAACGGTACGTGCCGCCGCCCGCCCGGCCCGCCGACAGCGGCCCGCCGGGACCGCCCGGGCACCAGCAGCTGGGCAGGCCCCCGGCGGGCCCGCCCGCTCCCGCCTCGGCGTCCGGCCCGCCCGAGCCGACCGCGCGCCTGAACCCGAAGTACCTCTTCGACACCTTCGTCATCGGCGCGTCCAACCGCTTCGCGCACGCCGCCGCGGTCGCGGTCGCGGAGGCCCCCGCCAAGGCGTACAACCCGCTGTTCATCTACGGGGAGTCCGGGCTCGGCAAGACCCATCTGCTGCACGCGATCGGCCACTACGCCCGCAGCCTCTACCCCGGCACCCGGGTGCGGTACGTGAGCTCCGAGGAGTTCACCAACGAGTTCATCAACTCCATCCGCGACGGCAAGGCCGACGCCTTCCGCAAGCGGTACCGCGACATGGACATCCTCTTGGTCGACGACATCCAGTTCCTCGCGAGCAAGGAGTCGACCCAGGAGGAGTTCTTCCATACGTTCAACACCCTGCACAACGCGAACAAGCAGATCGTGCTCTCCTCCGACCGGCCGCCCAAGCAGCTCATCACGCTGGAGGACCGGCTGCGCAACCGTTTCGAGTGGGGACTCATCACCGACGTCCAGCCGCCGGAGCTGGAGACGCGCATCGCGATCCTCCGCAAGAAGGCGGTCCAGGAGCAGCTCAACGCGCCTCCCGAGGTCCTGGAGTTCATCGCGTCCCGGATCTCGCGGAACATCCGCGAGCTGGAGGGCGCCCTCATCCGGGTCACGGCCTTCGCCAGCCTCAACCGGCAGCCGGTCGACCTCGGCCTGACCGAGATCGTGCTCAAGGACCTGATCCCCGGCGGCGAGGACGCCACGCCCGACATCACCGCGGACGCCATCACCTCGGCCGTCGCCGACTACTTCGGCCTCACCGTCGAGGACCTCGCGGGCTCCTCGCGCAGCCGCATCCTGGTCACCGCCCGGCAGATCGCCATGTATCTGTGCCGGGAGCTCACCGACCTCTCGCTGCCCAAGATCGGCCAGCACTTCGGAGGCCGCGACCACACCACCGTCATGCACGCCGACCGGAAGATCCGCGCGCTGATGGCGGAGCGCCGCTCCATCTACAACCAGGTCACCGAGCTCACCAACCGCATCAAGAACGGCTGA
- the gyrB gene encoding DNA topoisomerase (ATP-hydrolyzing) subunit B translates to MLCQKGRFVADSGDANKNTPSPAAPATGAPSYDASAITVLEGLDAVRKRPGMYIGSTGERGLHHLVYEVVDNSVDEALAGHADAIDVTLLADGGVRVVDNGRGIPVDMVPSEGKPAVEVVLTVLHAGGKFGGGGYTVSGGLHGVGVSVVNALSARVAVEVRRDGHRWTQDYKLGVPTAPLARNEETDETGTTVTFWADGEIFETTDYSFETLSRRFQEMAFLNKGLTISLTDERAAAKQTSGADTVAADEDDKPRSVSYHYEGGISDFVRHLNSRKGEPVHASVIEIEGEDTERKISVEIAMQWNSQYSEGIYSFANTIHTHEGGTHEEGFRTALTFLANKYAREKKLLREKDDNFTGEDIREGLTAIISVKLGEPQFEGQTKTKLGNTEAKAFVQKIVNEHFADWLDRNPTEAADIIRKSIQAATARVAARKVRDLTRRKGLLETASLPGKLSDCQSNDATKSEIFIVEGDSAGGSAKSGRDPQYQAILPIRGKILNVEKARIDKVLQNTEVQALISAFGTGIHEDFDISRLRYHKIILMADADVDGQHINTLLLTLLFRFMRPLVEAGHVFLSQPPLYKIKWGREEFEYAYSDRERDSLIRLGRERGKRIREDSIQRFKGLGEMNAEELRVTTMDQAHRVLRQVTLDDAAAADDLFSILMGEDVEARRSFIQRNAKDVRFLDI, encoded by the coding sequence GTGCTGTGCCAGAAAGGGCGCTTCGTGGCCGATTCCGGCGATGCCAACAAGAACACTCCCAGCCCCGCCGCACCCGCGACCGGTGCCCCGTCGTACGACGCCAGCGCGATCACGGTGCTGGAGGGTCTCGACGCGGTCCGCAAGCGGCCCGGCATGTACATCGGGTCGACCGGTGAGCGCGGCCTCCACCACCTCGTCTACGAGGTGGTGGACAACTCGGTGGACGAGGCGCTGGCGGGTCACGCCGACGCCATCGATGTGACGCTGCTCGCGGACGGCGGTGTCCGGGTGGTGGACAACGGCCGCGGCATCCCGGTCGACATGGTCCCGTCGGAGGGCAAGCCGGCGGTCGAGGTCGTGCTGACGGTGCTGCACGCGGGCGGCAAGTTCGGCGGCGGCGGGTACACGGTCTCCGGCGGTCTGCACGGCGTGGGCGTCTCGGTGGTGAACGCGCTGTCGGCGCGGGTGGCCGTCGAGGTCCGCCGCGACGGGCACCGGTGGACCCAGGACTACAAGCTGGGGGTGCCGACGGCTCCGCTGGCGCGGAACGAGGAGACCGACGAGACCGGCACGACGGTCACGTTCTGGGCGGACGGCGAGATCTTCGAGACGACGGACTACTCGTTCGAGACGCTGTCGCGGCGTTTCCAGGAGATGGCGTTCCTGAACAAGGGGCTGACCATCTCGCTGACGGACGAGCGGGCGGCGGCGAAGCAGACGTCGGGCGCGGACACCGTGGCGGCGGACGAGGACGACAAGCCGCGTTCGGTGTCGTATCACTACGAGGGCGGCATCTCGGACTTCGTGCGCCACCTCAACTCCCGCAAGGGCGAGCCGGTGCACGCCTCGGTGATCGAGATCGAGGGCGAGGACACCGAGCGCAAGATCTCCGTCGAGATCGCGATGCAGTGGAACAGCCAGTACAGCGAGGGCATCTACAGCTTCGCGAACACGATCCACACACATGAGGGCGGCACCCACGAGGAGGGCTTCCGCACCGCGCTGACGTTCCTCGCCAACAAGTACGCTCGCGAGAAGAAGCTGCTGCGCGAGAAGGACGACAACTTCACGGGTGAGGACATCCGCGAGGGTCTGACGGCGATCATCTCGGTGAAGCTGGGCGAGCCGCAGTTCGAGGGCCAGACCAAGACCAAGCTGGGCAACACCGAGGCGAAGGCGTTCGTCCAGAAGATCGTCAACGAGCATTTCGCGGACTGGCTCGACCGGAACCCGACCGAGGCCGCCGACATCATCCGCAAGAGCATCCAGGCGGCCACCGCCCGCGTCGCCGCCCGCAAGGTGCGCGACCTGACCCGCCGCAAGGGCCTGCTGGAGACGGCGTCCCTGCCGGGCAAGCTCAGCGACTGCCAGTCCAACGACGCGACGAAGAGCGAGATCTTCATCGTCGAGGGCGACTCGGCCGGCGGCTCCGCCAAGTCCGGCCGCGACCCGCAGTACCAGGCGATCCTGCCCATCCGCGGCAAGATCCTCAACGTCGAGAAGGCCCGGATCGACAAGGTCCTCCAGAACACCGAGGTCCAGGCCCTGATCTCGGCCTTCGGCACGGGCATCCACGAGGACTTCGACATCTCCCGGCTCCGCTACCACAAGATCATCCTCATGGCCGACGCCGACGTCGACGGCCAGCACATCAACACGCTGCTGCTGACCCTGCTCTTCCGCTTCATGCGCCCGCTGGTCGAGGCCGGGCACGTCTTCCTCTCCCAACCCCCGCTGTACAAGATCAAGTGGGGCCGCGAGGAGTTCGAGTACGCCTACTCGGACCGAGAGCGCGACAGCCTGATCCGGCTCGGCCGCGAGCGCGGCAAGCGGATCAGGGAGGACTCGATCCAGCGCTTCAAGGGCCTGGGCGAGATGAACGCCGAAGAGCTCCGGGTGACCACCATGGACCAGGCGCACCGCGTGCTGCGCCAGGTCACGCTGGACGACGCCGCCGCCGCGGACGACCTGTTCTCGATCCTCATGGGCGAGGACGTCGAGGCCAGGCGGTCGTTCATCCAGCGGAACGCCAAAGACGTCCGGTTCCTGGACATCTAG